From the Daucus carota subsp. sativus chromosome 8, DH1 v3.0, whole genome shotgun sequence genome, one window contains:
- the LOC108197497 gene encoding phosphoribosylformylglycinamidine cyclo-ligase, chloroplastic isoform X2, which produces MNTNFGASIDLARCNSTSLSLCSPNLEISVAKLHVPVLRYFSNRLSAYSFAPKESLCRRSRKASTRILYSISNTYVDESNKNEVGLTYKSAGVDIDAGSELVKRIAKMTPGIGGFGGLYPFGDSYLVAGTDGVGTKLKLAFETGIHDTIGIDLVIKGIVEGCQQSECVLLGGETAEMPDFYADGEYDLSGFAVGSVKKDSVINGKNIVDGDVLIGLPSSGIHSNGFSLVRRVLTRSGLSLKDNLPGESATLAEALMAPTVIYVKQVLDIISKGGVKGIAHITGGGFTDNIPRVFPEGLGAVIFKDSWVVPPIFKWIQKAGSVEDAEMRRTFNMGIGMVLVVSKEAALRLLEDAQATNVAYRIGEVVKGDGVSYQ; this is translated from the exons ATGAACACGAATTTTGGAGCAAGTATTGACCTTGCAAGATGCAATTCGACATCGCTTAGCCTTTGTAGTCCAAACTTGGAAATATCTGTGGCGAAGTTGCATGTCCCTGTTCTCCGTTACTTCTCAAATAGGCTTTCTGCATATTCATTCGCTCCCAAAGAATCGTTGTGTAGAAGATCTAGAAAGGCTAGCACTAGAATTTTGTACTCAATCTCTAATACATATGTGGACGAGAGCAACAAAAATGAGGTGGGGCTTACTTACAAAAGTGCCGGTGTTGACATTGATGCTGGATCAGAGCTTGTAAAAAGAATCGCTAAAATGACCCCCGGGATAGGAGGATTCGGTGGACTTTATCCTTTTG GGGATTCCTATCTTGTGGCTGGCACAGATGGTGTAGGAACCAAACTTAAGTTAGCATTTGAAACTGGAATTCATGACACTATAGGCATCGATCTG GTTATAAAAGGCATTGTTGAAGGCTGTCAGCAATCCGAGTGTGTTCTTTTAGGAGGAGAG ACTGCAGAAATGCCAGATTTCTATGCCGATGGTGAGTATGACCTTAGTGGTTTTGCGGTTGGCAGCGTAAAAAAGGATTCAGTTATTAATGGAAAAAACATTGTGGATGGAGATGTGTTAATTGGCCTACCTTCTAGTGGAATTCACTCGAACGGTTTCTCTCTTGTCAGAAG GGTCCTTACTAGAAGTGGGCTCTCGTTGAAAGACAATCTTCCTGGTGAATCGGCTACACTAGCTGAAGCCTTGATGGCTCCTACTGTTATATACGTGAAGCAG GTCCTTGATATAATTAGCAAGGGCGGTGTCAAAGGTATCGCCCACATCACAGGTGGTGGTTTTACGGATAATATTCCCCGGGTGTTTCCAGAAGGTCTTGGAGCTGTTATTTTTAAGGATTCTTGGGTAGTTCCTCCTATATTCAAATGGATACAAAAG GCCGGAAGTGTGGAAGATGCTGAAATGAGGCGTACATTTAATATGGGAATTGGAATGGTCCTTGTCGTTAGCAAGGAGGCAGCTCTTAGACTACTGGAAGATGCACAAGCAACAAATGTAGCATATCGGATTGGTGAAGTTGTAAAGGGTGATGGAGTGAGCTATCAGTAG
- the LOC108197497 gene encoding phosphoribosylformylglycinamidine cyclo-ligase, chloroplastic isoform X1 has translation MNTNFGASIDLARCNSTSLSLCSPNLEISVAKLHVPVLRYFSNRLSAYSFAPKESLCRRSRKASTRILYSISNTYVDESNKNEVGLTYKSAGVDIDAGSELVKRIAKMTPGIGGFGGLYPFGDSYLVAGTDGVGTKLKLAFETGIHDTIGIDLVAMSVNDIVTSGAKPLFFLDYYATSRLDVDLAEKVIKGIVEGCQQSECVLLGGETAEMPDFYADGEYDLSGFAVGSVKKDSVINGKNIVDGDVLIGLPSSGIHSNGFSLVRRVLTRSGLSLKDNLPGESATLAEALMAPTVIYVKQVLDIISKGGVKGIAHITGGGFTDNIPRVFPEGLGAVIFKDSWVVPPIFKWIQKAGSVEDAEMRRTFNMGIGMVLVVSKEAALRLLEDAQATNVAYRIGEVVKGDGVSYQ, from the exons ATGAACACGAATTTTGGAGCAAGTATTGACCTTGCAAGATGCAATTCGACATCGCTTAGCCTTTGTAGTCCAAACTTGGAAATATCTGTGGCGAAGTTGCATGTCCCTGTTCTCCGTTACTTCTCAAATAGGCTTTCTGCATATTCATTCGCTCCCAAAGAATCGTTGTGTAGAAGATCTAGAAAGGCTAGCACTAGAATTTTGTACTCAATCTCTAATACATATGTGGACGAGAGCAACAAAAATGAGGTGGGGCTTACTTACAAAAGTGCCGGTGTTGACATTGATGCTGGATCAGAGCTTGTAAAAAGAATCGCTAAAATGACCCCCGGGATAGGAGGATTCGGTGGACTTTATCCTTTTG GGGATTCCTATCTTGTGGCTGGCACAGATGGTGTAGGAACCAAACTTAAGTTAGCATTTGAAACTGGAATTCATGACACTATAGGCATCGATCTGGT TGCTATGAGTGTCAATGATATTGTTACTTCTGGTGCAAAGCCATTATTTTTCCTTGATTACTATGCAACTAGTCGTCTTGATGTTGATCTTGCTGAGAAG GTTATAAAAGGCATTGTTGAAGGCTGTCAGCAATCCGAGTGTGTTCTTTTAGGAGGAGAG ACTGCAGAAATGCCAGATTTCTATGCCGATGGTGAGTATGACCTTAGTGGTTTTGCGGTTGGCAGCGTAAAAAAGGATTCAGTTATTAATGGAAAAAACATTGTGGATGGAGATGTGTTAATTGGCCTACCTTCTAGTGGAATTCACTCGAACGGTTTCTCTCTTGTCAGAAG GGTCCTTACTAGAAGTGGGCTCTCGTTGAAAGACAATCTTCCTGGTGAATCGGCTACACTAGCTGAAGCCTTGATGGCTCCTACTGTTATATACGTGAAGCAG GTCCTTGATATAATTAGCAAGGGCGGTGTCAAAGGTATCGCCCACATCACAGGTGGTGGTTTTACGGATAATATTCCCCGGGTGTTTCCAGAAGGTCTTGGAGCTGTTATTTTTAAGGATTCTTGGGTAGTTCCTCCTATATTCAAATGGATACAAAAG GCCGGAAGTGTGGAAGATGCTGAAATGAGGCGTACATTTAATATGGGAATTGGAATGGTCCTTGTCGTTAGCAAGGAGGCAGCTCTTAGACTACTGGAAGATGCACAAGCAACAAATGTAGCATATCGGATTGGTGAAGTTGTAAAGGGTGATGGAGTGAGCTATCAGTAG
- the LOC108199789 gene encoding CRM-domain containing factor CFM3A, chloroplastic/mitochondrial isoform X1 — translation MALAVPSASLSPTTTIFMDSFQTSLYKLHLSTPSRFLRYYSHVSFEKRCNFVVCGYINQENKCNVLFRNKGANFGLNNARFCSRSSWLDNWNDTHKKNWPKTRQEVLNYRNGESSSCSDYEGGSDGESGGGSGSTMDKIVRRLKKFGYVDDDEEKQEIGDRVIEKGSIEDIFYVEEGMLPNSRGGFSPDSPLGMEHVSGGSRDVRFPWEKLMPSDERGSLVREKSKTSLAELTLPDSELRRLRNLAMRTKNKTRIGGAGVTQLVVDSIRDKWKSVEVVRLKIEGPPALNMKRMHEILERKTGGLVIWRSGSAVALYRGVSYVDPSVQRRKQLQNKKANSQGPSPTETGKRVTYELGPSKDVWVPQAEAVVAPREESSKSLPETRYEDEVDVLLNGLGPRYEDWAGCDPLPVDADLLPGIVPGYKPPFRLLPYGVRSTVGGKEATSLRRLARVLPPHFALGRSRQHQGLAVAMIKLWERSSIAKIALKRGVQLTTSERMAEDIKKLTGGMLLSRNKDFLVFYRGKNFLTPEVSEALLEKERLAKSLQDEEEQARLRSSTFYKPMIEPADDFGTAGTLGETLDAKARWGKILNDEDKEKVMKEAEVARHANLVKKLEKKLAFADRKLMKAERNLSKVEAFLNPLDRPADPGSITDEERFMFRKLGLRMKAFLLLGRRGVFDGTVENMHLHWKYRELVKIIVNSKNFEHVKKIALSLEAESGGVLVSVDKVSKGYAVVVFRGKEYKRPPALRPKNLLTKRKALARSIEIQRREALLSHISTLQTKVDALRSEIDHMSIVKDHGDEEFYNKLESAYPTEDEDSEEEEDDAFLEIYDSDDDVDDDEEYESNNMTHTAQMETNFPYGFEDKDFEVVESNDPSSVSVALRERADESETEKAQEDELITASSEELFADL, via the exons ATGGCTCTTGCAGTCCCCAGTGCTTCACTATCTCCAACTACAACAATCTTTATGGACTCGTTTCAAACATCACTCTACAAGCTTCATCTTTCTACTCCTAGCAGATTTTTAAGGTATTATTCTCACGTGTCTTTTGAAAAAAGATGTAATTTTGTTGTTTGTGGTTATATAAATCAAGAAAATAAGTGTAATGTGTTGTTTAGGAATAAAGGTGCAAACTTTGGTTTGAATAATGCAAGATTTTGTAGTAGGAGTAGTTGGTTAGATAATTGGAATGATACCCATAAAAAGAATTGGCCTAAAACTAGACAAGAGGTGTTGAATTATCGAAATGGTGAGAGTTCTTCGTGTTCGGATTATGAGGGTGGTAGTGATGGGGAGAGTGGGGGTGGAAGTGGGAGTACAATGGACAAGATTGTAAGGAGATTGAAGAAATTTGGGTATGTTGATGATGACGAGGAAAAGCAAGAGATTGGGGATAGAGTTATTGAGAAAGGGTCGATTGAGGATATATTTTATGTGGAGGAAGGGATGTTGCCGAATTCGCGTGGGGGGTTTTCGCCTGATTCACCGTTGGGGATGGAACATGTGAGTGGAGGTAGCAGAGACGTGAGGTTTCCGTGGGAAAAGCTGATGCCGAGTGATGAAAGAGGGAGTTTGGTGAGAGAGAAGAGTAAGACATCTCTGGCTGAATTGACACTTCCGGATTCAGAGTTAAGGAGGTTGAGGAATTTGGCCATGAGAACAAAGAATAAGACAAGGATTGGTGGTGCAGGTGTTACACAATTAGTTGTTGATTCTATCCGTGATAAGTGGAAATCAGTGGAGGTTGTGAGATTAAAAATCGAGGGACCTCCTGCACTTAATATGAAGCGAATGCATGAGATTTTGGAG AGAAAAACTGGAGGTCTGGTGATTTGGAGGTCTGGCAGTGCTGTTGCTCTTTACAGAGGTGTAAGTTATGTTGATCCTTCGGTACAACGGCGCAAACAATTGCAAAACAAGAAGGCAAATTCACAGGGACCCTCCCCCACAGAAACTGGAAAAAGGGTTACTTACGAACTTGGTCCTTCAAAAGATGTGTGGGTTCCCCAAGCAGAAGCAGTAGTTGCTCCTAGGGAAGAAAGTTCAAAATCATTGCCAGAAACCAGATACGAGGATGAAGTGGACGTGCTATTAAATGGTCTGGGACCTAGATATGAAGATTGGGCTGGATGTGATCCATTACCTGTAGATGCAGATTTACTCCCTGGCATTGTTCCCGGTTACAAACCACCTTTCAGACTACTTCCTTATGGAGTGAGATCCACTGTTGGAGGGAAGGAAGCAACATCTTTGCGAAGGCTTGCAAGAGTTCTTCCTCCACACTTTGCTTTAG GTAGAAGCAGGCAGCATCAAGGTTTGGCCGTGGCCATGATCAAGTTATGGGAAAGAAGTTCAATTGCAAAAATTGCTCTGAAGCGTGGAGTGCAGCTGACAACAAGTGAGAGAATGGCTGAAGATATTAAG AAATTAACTGGGGGCATGCTTCTCTCTAGAAACAAGGACTTCTTGGTATTCTACAGAGGAAAAAATTTTCTGACTCCAGAAGTTTCTGAGGCACTATTAGAGAAAGAGAGGTTAGCAAAGTCCCTGCAAGATGAAGAAGAACAGGCGCGATTAAGATCATCAACATTTTATAAACCAATGATCGAGCCAGCTGATGATTTTGGAACTGCTGGGACTCTTGGAGAAACTTTGGATGCAAAGGCTAGGTGGGGAAAGATTTTAAACGACGAGGACAAGGAAAAAGTCATGAAAGAAGCGGAAGTCGCTAGGCATGCCAACCTTGTCAAGAAGCTCGAGAAAAAGCTTGCTTTT GCTGATAGAAAGCTAATGAAAGCAGAGCGGAACTTATCTAAGGTTGAAGCATTTCTGAATCCATTAGATCGTCCTGCTGACCCAGGAAGCATAACTGATGAAGAGAGATTCATGTTTCGCAAGCTTGGATTAAGAATGAAAGCATTCTTACTACTTG GAAGGCGTGGAGTTTTTGATGGTACAGTGGAGAACATGCACTTGCATTGGAAATATCGTGAATTGGTAAAGATAATTGTGAATAGTAAAAACTTTGAGCATGTAAAGAAGATTGCGTTGTCTCTTGAAGCTGAAAGTGGTGGTGTTTTAGTATCGGTTGACAAAGTTTCAAAGGGGTATGCTGTCGTAGTATTTCGGGGTAAGGAATATAAGCGACCTCCTGCTTTGAGGCCAAAGAATCTCTTAACAAAGCGAAAGGCGTTGGCTCGTTCGATTGAGATTCAAAGGCGTGAG GCTCTCTTAAGTCATATATCGACTTTGCAAACAAAAGTTGATGCTCTGCGTTCAGAAATT GATCACATGTCAATTGTCAAAGACCACGGAGATgaagaattttataataaactagAGTCCGCTTATCCTACTGAAGATGAAGACAGTGAG GAGGAAGAAGATGATGCCTTCCTCGAAAtttatgacagtgatgatgatgttgatgatgacgAGGAATATGAAAGTAATAATATGACACACACAGCTCAAATGGAGACCAATTTTCCCTATGGTTTCGAAGATAAGGACTTTGAAGTAGTAGAGAGTAACGATCCATCATCGGTTTCAGTTGCATTGCGAGAAAGAGCTGACGAAAGTGAGACTGAGAAAGCACAAGAAGATGAACTGATAACTGCTTCATCGGAAGAGTTATTTGCTGACCTGTAA
- the LOC108199789 gene encoding CRM-domain containing factor CFM3A, chloroplastic/mitochondrial isoform X2 encodes MALAVPSASLSPTTTIFMDSFQTSLYKLHLSTPSRFLRNKGANFGLNNARFCSRSSWLDNWNDTHKKNWPKTRQEVLNYRNGESSSCSDYEGGSDGESGGGSGSTMDKIVRRLKKFGYVDDDEEKQEIGDRVIEKGSIEDIFYVEEGMLPNSRGGFSPDSPLGMEHVSGGSRDVRFPWEKLMPSDERGSLVREKSKTSLAELTLPDSELRRLRNLAMRTKNKTRIGGAGVTQLVVDSIRDKWKSVEVVRLKIEGPPALNMKRMHEILERKTGGLVIWRSGSAVALYRGVSYVDPSVQRRKQLQNKKANSQGPSPTETGKRVTYELGPSKDVWVPQAEAVVAPREESSKSLPETRYEDEVDVLLNGLGPRYEDWAGCDPLPVDADLLPGIVPGYKPPFRLLPYGVRSTVGGKEATSLRRLARVLPPHFALGRSRQHQGLAVAMIKLWERSSIAKIALKRGVQLTTSERMAEDIKKLTGGMLLSRNKDFLVFYRGKNFLTPEVSEALLEKERLAKSLQDEEEQARLRSSTFYKPMIEPADDFGTAGTLGETLDAKARWGKILNDEDKEKVMKEAEVARHANLVKKLEKKLAFADRKLMKAERNLSKVEAFLNPLDRPADPGSITDEERFMFRKLGLRMKAFLLLGRRGVFDGTVENMHLHWKYRELVKIIVNSKNFEHVKKIALSLEAESGGVLVSVDKVSKGYAVVVFRGKEYKRPPALRPKNLLTKRKALARSIEIQRREALLSHISTLQTKVDALRSEIDHMSIVKDHGDEEFYNKLESAYPTEDEDSEEEEDDAFLEIYDSDDDVDDDEEYESNNMTHTAQMETNFPYGFEDKDFEVVESNDPSSVSVALRERADESETEKAQEDELITASSEELFADL; translated from the exons ATGGCTCTTGCAGTCCCCAGTGCTTCACTATCTCCAACTACAACAATCTTTATGGACTCGTTTCAAACATCACTCTACAAGCTTCATCTTTCTACTCCTAGCAGATTTTTAAG GAATAAAGGTGCAAACTTTGGTTTGAATAATGCAAGATTTTGTAGTAGGAGTAGTTGGTTAGATAATTGGAATGATACCCATAAAAAGAATTGGCCTAAAACTAGACAAGAGGTGTTGAATTATCGAAATGGTGAGAGTTCTTCGTGTTCGGATTATGAGGGTGGTAGTGATGGGGAGAGTGGGGGTGGAAGTGGGAGTACAATGGACAAGATTGTAAGGAGATTGAAGAAATTTGGGTATGTTGATGATGACGAGGAAAAGCAAGAGATTGGGGATAGAGTTATTGAGAAAGGGTCGATTGAGGATATATTTTATGTGGAGGAAGGGATGTTGCCGAATTCGCGTGGGGGGTTTTCGCCTGATTCACCGTTGGGGATGGAACATGTGAGTGGAGGTAGCAGAGACGTGAGGTTTCCGTGGGAAAAGCTGATGCCGAGTGATGAAAGAGGGAGTTTGGTGAGAGAGAAGAGTAAGACATCTCTGGCTGAATTGACACTTCCGGATTCAGAGTTAAGGAGGTTGAGGAATTTGGCCATGAGAACAAAGAATAAGACAAGGATTGGTGGTGCAGGTGTTACACAATTAGTTGTTGATTCTATCCGTGATAAGTGGAAATCAGTGGAGGTTGTGAGATTAAAAATCGAGGGACCTCCTGCACTTAATATGAAGCGAATGCATGAGATTTTGGAG AGAAAAACTGGAGGTCTGGTGATTTGGAGGTCTGGCAGTGCTGTTGCTCTTTACAGAGGTGTAAGTTATGTTGATCCTTCGGTACAACGGCGCAAACAATTGCAAAACAAGAAGGCAAATTCACAGGGACCCTCCCCCACAGAAACTGGAAAAAGGGTTACTTACGAACTTGGTCCTTCAAAAGATGTGTGGGTTCCCCAAGCAGAAGCAGTAGTTGCTCCTAGGGAAGAAAGTTCAAAATCATTGCCAGAAACCAGATACGAGGATGAAGTGGACGTGCTATTAAATGGTCTGGGACCTAGATATGAAGATTGGGCTGGATGTGATCCATTACCTGTAGATGCAGATTTACTCCCTGGCATTGTTCCCGGTTACAAACCACCTTTCAGACTACTTCCTTATGGAGTGAGATCCACTGTTGGAGGGAAGGAAGCAACATCTTTGCGAAGGCTTGCAAGAGTTCTTCCTCCACACTTTGCTTTAG GTAGAAGCAGGCAGCATCAAGGTTTGGCCGTGGCCATGATCAAGTTATGGGAAAGAAGTTCAATTGCAAAAATTGCTCTGAAGCGTGGAGTGCAGCTGACAACAAGTGAGAGAATGGCTGAAGATATTAAG AAATTAACTGGGGGCATGCTTCTCTCTAGAAACAAGGACTTCTTGGTATTCTACAGAGGAAAAAATTTTCTGACTCCAGAAGTTTCTGAGGCACTATTAGAGAAAGAGAGGTTAGCAAAGTCCCTGCAAGATGAAGAAGAACAGGCGCGATTAAGATCATCAACATTTTATAAACCAATGATCGAGCCAGCTGATGATTTTGGAACTGCTGGGACTCTTGGAGAAACTTTGGATGCAAAGGCTAGGTGGGGAAAGATTTTAAACGACGAGGACAAGGAAAAAGTCATGAAAGAAGCGGAAGTCGCTAGGCATGCCAACCTTGTCAAGAAGCTCGAGAAAAAGCTTGCTTTT GCTGATAGAAAGCTAATGAAAGCAGAGCGGAACTTATCTAAGGTTGAAGCATTTCTGAATCCATTAGATCGTCCTGCTGACCCAGGAAGCATAACTGATGAAGAGAGATTCATGTTTCGCAAGCTTGGATTAAGAATGAAAGCATTCTTACTACTTG GAAGGCGTGGAGTTTTTGATGGTACAGTGGAGAACATGCACTTGCATTGGAAATATCGTGAATTGGTAAAGATAATTGTGAATAGTAAAAACTTTGAGCATGTAAAGAAGATTGCGTTGTCTCTTGAAGCTGAAAGTGGTGGTGTTTTAGTATCGGTTGACAAAGTTTCAAAGGGGTATGCTGTCGTAGTATTTCGGGGTAAGGAATATAAGCGACCTCCTGCTTTGAGGCCAAAGAATCTCTTAACAAAGCGAAAGGCGTTGGCTCGTTCGATTGAGATTCAAAGGCGTGAG GCTCTCTTAAGTCATATATCGACTTTGCAAACAAAAGTTGATGCTCTGCGTTCAGAAATT GATCACATGTCAATTGTCAAAGACCACGGAGATgaagaattttataataaactagAGTCCGCTTATCCTACTGAAGATGAAGACAGTGAG GAGGAAGAAGATGATGCCTTCCTCGAAAtttatgacagtgatgatgatgttgatgatgacgAGGAATATGAAAGTAATAATATGACACACACAGCTCAAATGGAGACCAATTTTCCCTATGGTTTCGAAGATAAGGACTTTGAAGTAGTAGAGAGTAACGATCCATCATCGGTTTCAGTTGCATTGCGAGAAAGAGCTGACGAAAGTGAGACTGAGAAAGCACAAGAAGATGAACTGATAACTGCTTCATCGGAAGAGTTATTTGCTGACCTGTAA
- the LOC108197879 gene encoding DNA-directed RNA polymerase V subunit 7, protein MFLKAQLQWNVIIPADNLDAKGLALQKAIIVRLMDEFAAKKATSSLGYFLAVTSLDKVGEGRVREHSGDVLFPVTFTCLTYKAFSGEVLEGEVHKILKHGVFIRCGPVENIYLSHLKMQGYSFVPGENPIFMSEKAAKIEKGVKLRVMVIGVRYMEAEKEFQAVANLDGDFLGPI, encoded by the coding sequence ATGTTTCTCAAGGCACAGCTACAATGGAATGTCATAATTCCTGCTGATAATCTTGATGCCAAAGGACTGGCATTGCAGAAGGCAATAATAGTTCGCCTTATGGATGAGTTTGCTGCCaagaaagctacaagttctcTTGGCTATTTTCTTGCAGTAACCTCTTTGGACAAAGTGGGAGAAGGAAGAGTGAGAGAGCACTCAGGGGATGTGCTTTTTCCTGTAACCTTCACTTGCTTGACCTACAAGGCTTTTTCTGGTGAGGTTTTAGAAGGCGAAGTGCACAAGATTCTGAAGCATGGTGTATTTATTAGGTGCGGACCAGTGGAGAACATCTATCTCTCTCATCTGAAGATGCAGGGCTACAGTTTTGTGCCTGGTGAGAATCCAATCTTCATGAGCGAAAAAGCAGCTAAGATTGAGAAAGGTGTGAAGCTGCGTGTTATGGTAATTGGTGTGAGGTATATGGAGGCTGAAAAGGAATTCCAGGCAGTTGCCAACTTGGATGGCGATTTCCTGGGGCCTATTTAG
- the LOC108198440 gene encoding E3 ubiquitin protein ligase DRIP2, with translation MKMAISNNNNDREKVLIRKAFMAKLLTCSICNNIFKDPVNISECLHIFCNRCIREKIEEENLNRCPVCSLYLGSMPLDKLRPDHSWSAITASIGPSLGQAVKVDDEISSGEAEQSSPSPARRKKRRLSSLLNKGSASSPYTFERRKKENGRRIFSSQGSDSPLDNPQKSTDGRSQGSRSDKNLRKSDSFNKQFSAVESSKQQIRRKSRDRTQKNDKRMELVSNLLKPPTELENIRNYAKSVKKGEISCKTTSISKCEATSSGKDLRSCDVPTRPIRKTRYQTKQADEQQGSKFPTPAVEDTATTQHTKRVAPVWLSLVSAVNQEGVRALPQIPCRFLMIKDATVPISSIKKYLSQKLGLDSKEEVEITMRGSALPSSLELHAVVDLWSQTMSSSEKFSAKVGESAENFVMVLCYGRKYLCRRNRRISMPGRYDDNI, from the exons atgaagatggCCATCAGCAACAACAATAATGATCGAGAGAAGGTTCTTATCAGGAAGGCTTTTATGGCTAAGCTGTTGACATGTTCCATCTGCAACAACATCTTCAAGGATCCTGTTAATATTTCAGAGTGCCTCCACATAT TTTGCAACAGATGCATACGCGAGAAGATAGAAGAGGAAAATTTGAACAGATGCCCTGTGTGCAGCTTATATCTTGGTTCTATGCCACTGGATAAGCTAAG gCCAGACCACAGCTGGAGCGCGATTACAGCATCAATTGGACCTTCTCTAGGACAGGCAGTGAAGGTTGATGATGAGATTTCTAGTGGAGAAGCAGAGCAATCTTCCCCATCGCCTGCTAGAAGAAAGAAGAGGCGTCTCTCTTCTTTGTTGAACAAAGGAAGCGCATCAAGTCCATATACGTTTGagagaagaaaaaaagaaaatggaAGAAGAATATTTTCTTCTCAAGGATCAGATTCACCCCTAGACAATCCACAAAAATCAACGGATGGACGCTCACAGGGTTCAAGATCAGACAAGAATTTACGCAAATCTGATTCATTTAATAAGCAG TTTTCTGCTGTGGAGTCGTCTAAGCAGCAAATCCGGAGAAAAAGTAGAGACAGAACTCAAAAAAATGACAAGCGGATGGAATTGGTGAGTAATTTGCTGAAACCTCCAACAGAATTAGAAAACATTAGAAACTATGCTAAATCTGTTAAGAAGGGGGAGATATCCTGCAAGACTACCAGTATATCAAAATGTGAAGCCACGAGCTCAGGAAAGGACTTAAGAAGCTGTGATGTTCCGACTAGACCTATAAGGAAGACTCGTTATCAGACCAAACAAGCAGACGAACAACAAGGATCAAAATTTCCTACACCAGCTGTTGAAGATACTGCAACCACTCAGCATACGAAACGAGTAGCTCCAGTTTGGCTTTCCTTAGTTTCTGCTGTTAACCA GGAAGGAGTAAGAGCACTGCCACAAATCCCTTGCCGCTTCTTGATGATTAA GGACGCTACTGTACCAATTTCGTCAATTAAGAAGTACCTTTCGCAGAAACTGGGCCTTGATAGCAAAGAAGAG GTTGAGATCACCATGCGCGGTTCGGCTCTTCCTTCCAGCTTGGAGCTACATGCAGTAGTTGATTTGTGGTCACAAACAATGTCAAGTTCAGAAAAGTTTTCAGCAAAGGTGGGAGAGTCTGCTGAAAACTTTGTCATGGTACTTTGTTATGGTCGAAAGTATCTGTGCCGACGTAACAGAAGGATTAGCATGCCAGGAAGATATGATGATAACATATGA
- the LOC108199234 gene encoding DNA-directed RNA polymerase V subunit 7, whose translation MFLKAQLQWNVVVPAEKLDKGLSLKKEIVVRLLDTFAATKATSSLGYLLAVTTLENLEKGKVKRDTSGDVVFPVTFSCMTYKIFVGEIVEAEVHKILKQGVFLRCGPVENIFLSRFKMKGYKFVAGENAIFVSEESGKIEKGMKLRVEVISVKYMEIEKEFQALANLNGDFLGPI comes from the coding sequence ATGTTTCTCAAGGCGCAGTTGCAATGGAATGTTGTAGTTCCCGCTGAAAAACTTGACAAAGGACTATCATTGAAGAAGGAAATCGTTGTTCGCCTCTTAGACACATTTGCTGCCACCAAAGCTACAAGCTCTCTTGGTTATCTGCTTGCAGTAACCACATTGGAAAATCTGGAAAAAGGAAAAGTGAAACGGGACACATCAGGAGATGTCGTTTTTCCAGTCACTTTCTCGTGCATGACCTATAAAATTTTTGTGGGCGAGATTGTGGAGGCTGAAGTGCACAAGATTCTGAAGCAAGGGGTGTTCCTTAGGTGCGGACCAGTTGAGAACATTTTTCTATCTCGTTTTAAGATGAAGGGTTACAAATTTGTGGCTGGTGAAAATGCGATTTTCGTGAGTGAGGAATCAGGGAAGATTGAGAAAGGTATGAAGCTGCGTGTTGAGGTGATTAGCGTCAAGTATATGGAGATTGAGAAGGAATTCCAGGCGCTCGCCAACTTGAATGGTGATTTTCTGGGGCCTATATAG